Proteins encoded within one genomic window of Polaribacter sp. NJDZ03:
- a CDS encoding SDR family oxidoreductase: protein MKNIVITGTSRGIGFELAKQFAESGHNVLALSRNTKPLSEVNHKNITLLSVDLSVNSDLEKVTDYIKNNWKQVDILINNAGKLINKPFTDLSSDDFLEVYKVNVFAVAEITKLMIPFMQKGSHVVTISSMGGIQGSIKFPGLAAYSSAKGAVITLSELLAEEYKDQQIAFNVLALGAVQTEMLEEAFPGYEAPTSASEMANYIFDFSLTGNKFYNGRVLQVSTTTP, encoded by the coding sequence ATGAAAAACATTGTAATTACAGGTACAAGCAGAGGAATTGGTTTTGAACTCGCAAAACAATTTGCAGAAAGCGGACATAATGTGTTGGCCTTATCTAGAAACACAAAACCACTGTCTGAGGTTAATCATAAAAATATCACTTTACTTTCTGTTGATTTATCTGTGAATTCAGATTTAGAAAAGGTAACCGATTATATTAAAAATAATTGGAAACAAGTTGATATTTTAATCAATAACGCTGGTAAATTAATCAACAAACCTTTTACAGATTTATCTTCGGATGATTTCTTAGAAGTCTACAAAGTAAATGTTTTTGCTGTTGCAGAGATCACAAAATTAATGATTCCGTTTATGCAAAAAGGAAGTCATGTAGTTACTATAAGCTCTATGGGCGGAATTCAAGGAAGTATAAAATTCCCAGGATTAGCAGCATATTCATCTGCCAAAGGCGCAGTAATTACGCTATCTGAATTATTGGCAGAAGAATATAAAGACCAACAAATAGCTTTTAATGTTCTGGCTTTAGGAGCTGTACAAACAGAAATGCTAGAAGAAGCTTTCCCTGGGTATGAAGCACCTACATCTGCCTCAGAAATGGCTAATTATATTTTTGATTTCTCTTTAACTGGAAATAAATTTTATAACGGAAGAGTATTACAAGTTTCAACAACAACGCCGTAA
- the gcvP gene encoding aminomethyl-transferring glycine dehydrogenase, translating into MNTNLFQNRHIGPNKKEQEKMLSTIKADSLDQLIYQTVPDDIRLENELDLAPAKSEYEYLAHIKELSEKNKVFKTYIGLGYHEAIVPSVIQRNILENPGWYTAYTPYQAEIAQGRLEALLNFQTMVCDLTGMELANASLLDESTAAAEAMALLFDVRERTQKKANVNKFFVSEEVLPQTISVLQTRSTPIGIELVVGNHEDFDFSDDFFGAILQYPGKHGQVYDYTAFVAKANENNIKVAVAADILSLVKLKAPAEFGVDVVVGTTQRFGIPLGYGGPHAAYFATKEKYKRSIPGRIIGVTKDRNGERALRMALQTREQHIKREKATSNICTAQVLLAVMASMYTVYHGKSGLQFIADSVHNKTKLVADYLEKAGFKQLNTSYFDTLLVEIESIKVKSVAESFKVNFNYVDDKHISISINEATTQKDLMNLFTIFGQLKKKSTAADAEIVDDFHQILTKESFNADFEVITENIARNTPFLENDVFNTYQSETDMMRYIKKLERKDLALNHSMISLGSCTMKLNAASEMLPLSNPQWGNIHPFVPLNQAEGYQQVLKRLEHQLNIITGFAGTSLQPNSGAQGEFAGLMTIRAYHESNNESHRNICLIPASAHGTNPASAVMAGMKVVVTKTDAKGNIDVEDLRAKAILHKDNLAALMVTYPSTHGVYEKAIKEVTQIIHTNGGQVYMDGANMNAQVGLTNPATIGADVCHLNLHKTFAIPHGGGGPGVGPICVAPQLVPFLPTNPVVATGGENAITAISAAPWGSSLVCLISYGYITMLGAKGLTDSTKNAILNANYIKERLHGHYNSLYTGEMNRAAHEMIIDCRDFKQNGIEVVDIAKRLIDYGFHAPTVSFPVAGTMMIEPTESESMAELDRFCDAMISIREEIKNASKEDDNNPLKNAPHTQEMLTADEWTLPYTRKQAAFPLPYIADNKFWPSVRRVDDAFGDRNLICSCNPIEDYM; encoded by the coding sequence ATGAATACAAATTTGTTTCAAAACAGACATATTGGACCTAATAAAAAGGAACAAGAAAAAATGTTATCAACGATAAAAGCAGATAGTTTAGATCAGTTAATTTACCAAACTGTTCCAGATGATATCCGTTTAGAAAATGAGTTAGATTTAGCGCCTGCTAAAAGCGAATATGAGTATTTAGCTCATATAAAAGAATTATCAGAAAAAAATAAAGTTTTTAAAACGTATATTGGTTTAGGATATCATGAGGCAATTGTGCCAAGTGTAATTCAGCGTAATATTTTAGAAAACCCAGGTTGGTATACTGCCTATACTCCTTACCAGGCAGAAATTGCACAAGGTAGATTAGAGGCGTTGTTAAATTTTCAAACTATGGTTTGCGATTTAACAGGAATGGAATTGGCAAATGCTTCTTTGTTAGATGAAAGTACTGCTGCTGCAGAAGCAATGGCACTTTTATTTGATGTTAGAGAAAGAACACAAAAGAAAGCCAATGTAAATAAGTTTTTTGTTTCTGAAGAAGTTTTACCACAAACAATATCTGTTTTACAAACTCGCTCTACTCCTATTGGAATTGAGTTAGTGGTTGGAAACCATGAGGATTTTGATTTCTCTGATGACTTTTTCGGAGCAATTTTACAATACCCAGGTAAACATGGTCAAGTTTATGATTATACTGCTTTTGTTGCCAAAGCAAATGAAAACAATATTAAAGTAGCCGTTGCAGCTGATATTTTATCATTGGTAAAATTAAAAGCACCTGCAGAATTTGGTGTTGATGTTGTTGTAGGAACCACACAGCGTTTTGGAATTCCGTTAGGTTACGGAGGGCCTCATGCAGCTTATTTTGCAACTAAAGAAAAATATAAAAGAAGTATTCCTGGACGTATTATTGGTGTTACCAAAGATAGAAACGGAGAGCGTGCTTTGCGTATGGCATTGCAAACAAGAGAGCAACATATTAAGCGAGAAAAAGCAACTTCTAATATTTGTACTGCACAAGTTTTATTAGCAGTAATGGCAAGTATGTACACTGTTTATCATGGTAAAAGTGGTTTACAGTTTATTGCAGATTCTGTACATAATAAAACAAAGTTAGTTGCAGATTATTTAGAAAAAGCTGGGTTTAAGCAATTAAATACTTCTTATTTTGATACTTTATTAGTAGAAATAGAATCTATTAAAGTAAAATCTGTTGCAGAGTCTTTTAAAGTAAACTTTAATTATGTAGATGATAAACATATTTCTATCTCTATAAATGAAGCAACTACACAAAAAGATTTAATGAACTTGTTTACCATTTTTGGTCAACTTAAAAAGAAATCTACTGCTGCTGATGCTGAAATTGTAGACGATTTTCATCAGATTTTAACCAAAGAATCTTTTAATGCAGATTTTGAAGTTATTACAGAAAATATAGCAAGAAATACACCGTTTTTAGAGAACGATGTTTTTAATACGTACCAGTCGGAAACAGATATGATGCGTTATATTAAAAAATTAGAGCGTAAAGATTTAGCTTTAAATCATTCTATGATTTCTTTAGGTTCTTGTACTATGAAATTAAATGCAGCCTCAGAAATGTTGCCTTTAAGCAACCCACAATGGGGAAATATTCACCCATTTGTGCCATTAAATCAAGCGGAAGGATATCAACAAGTTTTAAAAAGATTAGAGCATCAATTAAATATTATTACTGGTTTTGCAGGTACGTCTTTACAACCAAATTCTGGTGCACAAGGTGAGTTTGCTGGCTTAATGACTATTAGAGCGTATCATGAATCTAACAACGAATCTCACAGAAATATTTGTTTAATTCCTGCTTCTGCACACGGTACAAATCCTGCGTCTGCAGTGATGGCTGGTATGAAAGTTGTAGTTACCAAAACAGATGCTAAAGGAAATATTGATGTAGAAGATTTACGCGCTAAAGCAATTTTACATAAAGATAATTTAGCTGCTTTAATGGTTACCTATCCTTCTACGCACGGAGTTTACGAAAAAGCAATTAAAGAAGTTACGCAAATTATTCATACCAACGGCGGACAAGTATATATGGATGGCGCAAATATGAACGCGCAAGTTGGGTTAACAAATCCGGCAACGATTGGTGCAGATGTTTGTCACCTAAACTTACATAAAACATTTGCCATTCCTCATGGTGGTGGTGGTCCTGGAGTTGGCCCAATTTGTGTAGCTCCACAATTAGTACCCTTTTTACCAACAAACCCTGTAGTTGCTACAGGTGGCGAAAATGCAATTACAGCTATTTCTGCTGCTCCTTGGGGTTCTTCTTTAGTGTGTTTAATTTCTTACGGATATATTACCATGTTAGGTGCCAAAGGATTAACCGATTCTACCAAGAATGCTATCTTAAACGCCAACTATATTAAAGAACGTTTACACGGACATTATAATAGTTTGTATACTGGAGAAATGAATAGAGCTGCGCACGAAATGATTATTGATTGCCGTGATTTTAAACAAAACGGAATTGAAGTGGTAGACATTGCAAAGCGTTTAATAGATTATGGTTTTCATGCACCAACCGTTTCTTTTCCTGTTGCTGGAACTATGATGATTGAGCCTACAGAATCTGAATCTATGGCAGAATTAGATCGTTTTTGTGATGCGATGATTTCTATTCGTGAAGAAATTAAAAATGCCTCTAAAGAGGATGATAATAATCCTTTAAAAAACGCTCCTCATACGCAAGAAATGTTAACGGCAGATGAATGGACGTTACCATACACAAGAAAACAGGCAGCTTTTCCTTTACCATATATTGCTGACAATAAATTTTGGCCTTCTGTACGTAGAGTAGATGATGCTTTTGGAGACAGAAACTTAATTTGTTCTTGTAACCCTATTGAAGATTATATGTAG
- a CDS encoding YpdA family putative bacillithiol disulfide reductase, whose amino-acid sequence MKNFDIVIIGGGPIGIACGLEAEKKGLSYVILEKGPIVNSLYNYPVNMQFFSSSEKLEIDEIPFISKENKPRRSEALEYYRRIASSNKLNIKLFEKVISISKVENKFTVVSEKNSYKSTNIVIATGFYDLPNTLEIPGEDLPKVSHYYNDPHFYSGQKVVVIGASNSSVDAALECYRKGAEVTMVIRGAEVGHRVKYWVKPDIINRIEEGSIKVYYNSNVKEITKETVVIQTEKGVETLQNDFVLALTGYKPNFILLNKIGITFSNDNSKIPTYNDETMETNVSGVYLAGVVCGGMDTHKWFIENSRIHAKKIVADIVGK is encoded by the coding sequence ATGAAAAATTTTGATATTGTTATTATTGGAGGAGGTCCTATTGGTATTGCTTGCGGACTGGAAGCTGAAAAAAAAGGCTTAAGTTATGTTATTTTAGAAAAAGGACCTATTGTAAATTCTTTATACAATTATCCCGTAAATATGCAGTTTTTCTCTTCTTCAGAAAAGTTAGAAATAGATGAAATTCCTTTTATTAGTAAAGAAAATAAGCCAAGAAGAAGTGAAGCTTTAGAATATTATAGAAGAATTGCTTCTTCAAATAAATTAAATATTAAGCTGTTTGAAAAAGTAATTTCTATTTCTAAAGTAGAAAACAAGTTTACTGTTGTTTCAGAAAAAAATAGCTATAAGTCTACAAATATTGTAATTGCAACAGGTTTTTATGATCTTCCTAATACATTAGAAATTCCTGGAGAAGACTTGCCAAAAGTTTCGCATTATTATAATGATCCACACTTTTATTCTGGACAAAAAGTAGTTGTTATTGGCGCTAGTAACTCATCTGTAGATGCTGCTTTAGAGTGTTATAGAAAAGGAGCAGAAGTTACTATGGTTATTAGAGGTGCAGAAGTAGGGCATCGTGTAAAATATTGGGTAAAACCAGATATTATTAACAGAATAGAAGAGGGAAGTATTAAAGTATATTATAATAGCAACGTTAAGGAAATAACAAAAGAGACGGTTGTTATTCAAACTGAAAAAGGGGTGGAAACCTTACAAAACGATTTTGTTTTGGCACTAACCGGTTACAAACCAAATTTTATTCTTTTAAATAAAATAGGAATTACTTTTTCTAATGATAATAGTAAAATTCCTACTTATAATGATGAAACTATGGAAACCAATGTTAGTGGTGTCTATTTAGCGGGTGTAGTTTGTGGAGGTATGGATACGCATAAATGGTTTATAGAAAACTCTAGAATTCATGCAAAAAAGATTGTTGCTGATATAGTGGGCAAGTAA
- the glgP gene encoding alpha-glucan family phosphorylase: MEHIYSKWHHPYKPAAKYKKKVAYFSMEFGIDQAFNIYSGGLGFLAGSHMRSGFELKQNMIGIGMLWKYGYYDQARNDDQTLKTEFNEKHFDFLEYTGIEVTIKLHDNPNVKVRAYVLKPEIFGTVPMYFLSTDVEGNDHLSKTITNHLYDQNQITRISQSIVLGIAGAKVVEALGGADTYHLNEGHALPAFYYLKDQGVTKEQMVFTTHTPEKAGNEERDARLLNRCGFFGRSLSEEELYKEMVNGDMINYTISALRMARKANGVSKLHAIVANDMWKYYEGICKIIPITNAQNQKFWQDETIKNSWKKGNVTAYKKKKSELKSELFEEVYKQTGKKLDPNVLTIVWARRFAGYKRADLLLHDYDRFKKLINNEKYPVQIIWAGKPYPFDYGAIDTFNHLVHQSKQEPNLAVLIGYEIDLSRKLKCGSDVWLNTPRITREASGTSGMTAAMNGSINVSTDDGWIPEFKKDEENCFVLPALDYKLPTYEQDKLDTDNLYNILENKVLPTYYDAPKNWQKIVFKAMDDVIPEFTTQRMAADYYKKLF, from the coding sequence ATGGAACATATATATAGTAAATGGCATCACCCTTACAAACCGGCAGCAAAATATAAAAAGAAAGTCGCGTATTTTAGTATGGAATTTGGTATCGATCAAGCTTTTAACATTTACTCTGGAGGTTTGGGTTTTTTAGCTGGTTCTCACATGCGTTCTGGCTTTGAATTAAAACAAAATATGATTGGTATTGGTATGCTTTGGAAGTACGGTTACTACGACCAAGCAAGAAATGATGACCAAACATTAAAAACAGAATTTAACGAAAAACACTTCGATTTCTTAGAATATACAGGCATTGAAGTAACCATAAAACTTCATGACAACCCGAATGTAAAAGTAAGAGCCTATGTTTTAAAACCAGAAATTTTTGGCACTGTACCCATGTATTTTTTAAGCACAGACGTAGAAGGAAATGACCACTTATCTAAAACGATAACCAATCATTTATATGACCAAAATCAGATAACAAGAATCTCGCAAAGTATTGTTTTAGGTATTGCGGGAGCTAAAGTTGTAGAAGCCTTAGGAGGCGCAGACACCTATCATTTAAACGAAGGACATGCTTTACCAGCTTTTTATTATTTAAAAGACCAAGGAGTAACCAAAGAACAAATGGTATTTACAACACACACCCCAGAAAAAGCTGGAAATGAAGAACGCGATGCGCGTCTTTTAAACAGATGTGGTTTCTTTGGCAGATCTCTTTCTGAAGAAGAATTATACAAAGAAATGGTCAATGGAGACATGATTAATTATACCATATCTGCCTTACGAATGGCTAGAAAAGCAAATGGTGTTTCTAAACTTCATGCTATTGTTGCTAACGATATGTGGAAATATTATGAAGGTATTTGTAAAATAATTCCGATTACAAATGCTCAAAATCAGAAATTTTGGCAAGATGAAACGATCAAAAATTCTTGGAAAAAAGGTAATGTTACTGCCTATAAAAAGAAAAAATCTGAATTAAAAAGTGAACTTTTTGAAGAGGTGTATAAACAGACCGGAAAAAAGTTAGATCCAAATGTATTAACCATTGTTTGGGCAAGACGTTTTGCGGGTTACAAAAGAGCCGATTTACTTTTACATGATTACGATCGTTTTAAAAAATTAATTAATAATGAGAAATATCCTGTACAAATTATCTGGGCAGGAAAACCATATCCGTTTGATTATGGTGCTATAGACACTTTTAACCATTTAGTACATCAATCTAAACAAGAACCAAATTTAGCCGTACTTATTGGTTATGAAATAGACTTGTCTAGAAAATTAAAATGCGGTTCTGATGTTTGGCTAAACACACCAAGAATTACACGTGAAGCTTCTGGTACAAGTGGAATGACAGCAGCCATGAATGGTTCTATAAATGTTTCTACAGATGATGGTTGGATTCCAGAATTTAAAAAAGACGAAGAAAACTGTTTTGTATTGCCTGCACTAGATTATAAATTACCAACGTACGAACAAGATAAGTTAGATACTGATAATTTATATAATATTTTAGAAAACAAAGTATTGCCAACGTATTATGACGCTCCTAAGAACTGGCAAAAAATAGTATTTAAAGCAATGGATGATGTTATTCCGGAGTTTACAACTCAAAGAATGGCTGCAGATTATTATAAAAAATTATTTTAA
- a CDS encoding type B 50S ribosomal protein L31: MRKGIHPENYRMVAFKDMSNEDVFLTRSTVDTKETLEVDGVEYPLVKLEISRTSHPFYTGKSKLIDAAGRIDKFKTKYAKFKKE; the protein is encoded by the coding sequence ATGAGAAAAGGAATTCATCCAGAAAATTACAGAATGGTAGCTTTTAAAGACATGTCTAATGAAGATGTATTTTTAACACGTTCTACAGTAGACACTAAAGAAACGTTAGAAGTTGATGGTGTTGAGTATCCTTTAGTAAAATTAGAGATCTCTAGAACATCTCACCCTTTTTACACTGGTAAATCTAAACTTATTGATGCTGCAGGTCGTATCGATAAATTTAAAACGAAATACGCAAAATTCAAAAAAGAGTAA
- a CDS encoding glutaminyl-peptide cyclotransferase has translation MKKNTLLVAFFACFLLITSCSDVYKFSLEHKKQVALNSNIEVTLKEKEEKAIKSVQFFVNGNEVSSDGNTISINTTELGVGKHQVSALVFYAEKTKKENSFFEVLANKAPVVYGYKIINEYPHDKTAYTQGLEYHDGFLYETTGRRGQSTLRKVEIKTGKVLQTIDLDKKYFGEGMTILNNKIYWLTWQAKKGFVYDLDTFKQEKEFNYDKSIEGWGFTHNGTQLIKSDGTSKIWFLDPETLKEEKSIQVYTNKYAVADLNELELIKGKIYANKYQQNAIVVINPKTGVVEGIANLKGLHAEMEKTQKLVPHDEVLNGIAYDEENNRLFVTGKHWGKLFEIELIKK, from the coding sequence ATGAAAAAGAATACCTTACTTGTTGCATTTTTTGCGTGTTTTCTGCTAATTACATCTTGCTCTGATGTCTATAAATTTAGCTTAGAGCATAAAAAACAAGTCGCTTTAAATTCTAATATTGAAGTTACTTTAAAAGAGAAAGAAGAGAAAGCTATAAAAAGTGTTCAGTTTTTTGTGAATGGAAATGAGGTTTCTTCAGATGGAAATACTATTTCTATTAACACAACTGAATTAGGTGTTGGAAAACACCAAGTTTCTGCCTTAGTTTTTTATGCTGAAAAGACAAAAAAGGAAAACAGTTTTTTTGAAGTTTTAGCAAACAAAGCACCTGTTGTATATGGCTATAAAATTATAAATGAATATCCGCATGATAAAACTGCCTACACACAAGGTTTAGAATATCATGATGGTTTTTTGTATGAAACTACAGGACGTAGAGGACAATCTACACTAAGAAAAGTTGAAATTAAAACGGGTAAAGTTTTACAAACAATAGATTTAGATAAAAAGTATTTTGGCGAGGGAATGACCATTCTTAACAATAAAATTTACTGGTTAACTTGGCAAGCAAAAAAAGGTTTTGTGTACGACTTAGATACTTTTAAACAAGAAAAAGAATTTAATTATGATAAAAGTATAGAAGGCTGGGGCTTTACACATAACGGAACTCAATTAATTAAATCTGATGGTACTTCTAAAATTTGGTTTTTAGATCCGGAAACTTTAAAAGAAGAAAAATCGATTCAAGTGTATACAAACAAATACGCGGTAGCCGATTTAAATGAGCTAGAATTGATTAAAGGAAAAATCTATGCAAATAAATATCAGCAAAATGCTATTGTTGTTATAAACCCAAAAACTGGGGTTGTAGAAGGTATTGCAAATTTAAAAGGCTTACATGCTGAAATGGAAAAAACGCAAAAATTGGTTCCTCATGATGAAGTTTTAAATGGTATTGCTTATGATGAAGAGAATAACCGTCTTTTTGTAACAGGTAAACATTGGGGTAAATTATTTGAAATTGAATTGATTAAAAAATAA
- a CDS encoding M23 family metallopeptidase → MNKYLFIFILLISYNSFSQLNFKTYFKKAENGFELLADNNEYCPVSVEVDLELVNLSTSNGNFKTYVIPARTTGFIITNLKAIKAGGYKYNSKTKYNYGDFAKKEIDTIAVKQQDTVAVEEYIYNLPFKKGKKFKVSQGYNGTITHQKKNALDFLMPIGTDIYAAREGVVIKVVDHNTKTCVTKGCLEFNNYILIYHLDGTFSDYVHIDTNSASVKPGDKVAKGQLIAKSGNIGWSTGPHLHFEVFKQEIIKRETLKTKFKINDGTEAPVYLEEKVKYQRKYE, encoded by the coding sequence ATGAATAAATATCTATTTATTTTCATTTTATTAATTTCTTATAATTCATTCTCTCAACTTAATTTTAAAACTTATTTTAAAAAAGCAGAGAATGGATTTGAGCTTTTAGCAGACAACAATGAGTATTGTCCGGTTTCGGTTGAGGTAGATTTAGAGTTGGTTAACTTGTCTACATCCAACGGAAATTTTAAAACGTACGTAATTCCTGCAAGAACCACAGGCTTTATAATTACAAATTTAAAAGCCATAAAAGCGGGCGGATACAAATACAATTCAAAAACAAAGTATAATTACGGAGACTTTGCAAAGAAAGAGATAGATACTATTGCCGTAAAGCAGCAAGACACTGTTGCGGTTGAAGAATACATTTACAATCTTCCTTTTAAAAAAGGAAAAAAGTTTAAAGTATCTCAAGGTTATAATGGCACAATAACACATCAAAAGAAAAATGCACTAGATTTTTTAATGCCAATTGGTACGGATATTTATGCAGCAAGAGAAGGCGTTGTAATTAAGGTGGTAGATCATAACACCAAAACATGTGTTACCAAAGGCTGTTTAGAGTTTAATAATTATATTTTAATCTATCATTTAGATGGTACATTCTCCGATTACGTACACATAGATACCAATTCTGCTAGCGTAAAACCAGGTGATAAAGTAGCCAAAGGTCAGTTAATTGCTAAAAGCGGAAACATTGGTTGGTCAACCGGTCCTCATTTACATTTTGAGGTTTTTAAGCAAGAAATTATCAAGCGAGAAACCCTTAAAACCAAGTTTAAAATAAACGACGGAACAGAAGCCCCCGTTTATTTAGAAGAAAAAGTAAAGTATCAAAGAAAGTATGAATAG
- the serA gene encoding phosphoglycerate dehydrogenase, with protein MISTKRNYIFDFDSTLTKVEALDVLAEITLKNNPKKEAIIQEIIDITNLGIDGEISFTESLERRIKLLKANKADLSGLVAALKKQVSKSIESNKEFFENFADDIYVISCGFKEFIDPIVEEYNIPSERVYANTFEFAADGEIIGFDANNPLSQHNGKIKCLKDMNLEGEIQVIGDGYSDYVTREAGVADKFFAYTENVSRIKTTENADHIAPNLDEFLYVNKLPRNISYPKNRIKILLLENVHPDAFNKLSTDGFSVETVSKSLSEDELIEKIKDVHVLGIRSKTNVTQRVVDAAEKLMVVSAFCIGTKQIDLEACKESGIVVFNAPYSNTRSVVELAIGEIIMLMRSVFQRSTEIHNGQWNKTAEGSREVRGKKLGIVGYGNIGKQLSILAEALGMDVYYYDVEDTLGLGNATKVDQLSDLLALSDVVTVHIDDNSANKNFIGEKEISQMKDGAHLVNLSRGFVVDINALASALKSGKLAGAAVDVYPSEPRKNGEFYTELQGLPNVILTPHVGGSTEEAQRDIADFVPSKIMAYMNSGNTVDAVNFPNIRLPRQTNAHRFLHIHKNVPGVMAKINKVLAEYELNINGQYLSTDPKVGYVITDLDKEYNKEVLEALREIEGTIKFRVLY; from the coding sequence ATGATTAGCACAAAAAGAAATTATATTTTCGATTTTGACAGTACCTTAACTAAGGTAGAGGCATTAGATGTTTTAGCAGAAATAACCTTAAAGAACAATCCTAAAAAAGAAGCAATTATTCAAGAAATAATTGACATTACCAATTTAGGTATTGATGGCGAAATATCCTTCACAGAATCATTAGAAAGAAGAATAAAATTATTAAAAGCGAACAAAGCAGATTTGTCTGGTTTAGTAGCAGCTTTAAAAAAGCAAGTATCAAAATCTATAGAAAGCAACAAAGAATTTTTCGAAAACTTTGCAGATGATATCTATGTGATTTCTTGCGGATTTAAAGAATTTATAGATCCTATTGTAGAAGAATACAATATACCTTCAGAAAGAGTGTATGCAAATACTTTTGAGTTTGCTGCCGATGGTGAAATTATTGGTTTTGATGCTAATAACCCATTGTCTCAGCACAACGGAAAAATAAAGTGTTTAAAAGACATGAATCTCGAAGGAGAAATACAAGTTATTGGTGATGGGTACAGCGATTATGTAACTAGAGAAGCTGGTGTAGCAGACAAATTTTTTGCTTACACAGAAAACGTTTCTAGAATTAAAACAACAGAAAACGCAGACCACATTGCCCCAAATTTAGATGAATTTTTATACGTAAACAAATTGCCAAGAAATATCTCATACCCAAAGAACAGAATTAAAATTTTATTATTAGAAAACGTACATCCAGATGCTTTTAACAAGTTGTCTACAGATGGTTTTTCTGTAGAAACAGTTTCTAAAAGTTTGTCTGAAGATGAATTGATAGAAAAAATAAAAGACGTACACGTTTTAGGTATTCGATCTAAAACAAACGTAACGCAAAGAGTTGTAGACGCAGCAGAAAAATTAATGGTAGTAAGTGCTTTTTGTATTGGTACCAAACAAATAGATTTAGAAGCGTGTAAAGAAAGCGGAATAGTTGTTTTTAACGCACCATACAGTAATACACGTTCTGTTGTAGAATTAGCTATTGGAGAAATTATTATGTTAATGCGTAGTGTTTTTCAAAGAAGTACAGAAATTCACAACGGGCAATGGAATAAAACTGCAGAAGGTTCTAGAGAAGTTCGTGGTAAAAAACTAGGTATTGTTGGTTATGGTAATATTGGTAAGCAATTATCAATTTTAGCAGAAGCTTTAGGTATGGATGTTTATTATTACGACGTAGAAGATACTTTAGGTTTAGGAAATGCAACTAAAGTAGATCAATTATCAGATTTATTAGCATTATCTGATGTGGTTACTGTACATATTGATGACAATTCTGCAAACAAAAACTTTATTGGAGAAAAAGAAATTTCTCAAATGAAAGATGGTGCACATTTAGTAAACCTTTCTCGTGGATTTGTAGTTGATATTAATGCTTTAGCAAGCGCTTTAAAAAGCGGAAAATTAGCAGGAGCAGCAGTAGATGTTTATCCTTCTGAACCAAGAAAAAATGGGGAGTTTTATACAGAGTTACAAGGTTTACCAAACGTAATTTTAACACCACACGTTGGTGGTAGTACAGAAGAAGCACAAAGAGACATTGCAGACTTTGTACCAAGTAAAATTATGGCATATATGAATTCTGGAAATACAGTAGATGCTGTAAATTTCCCTAATATTCGTTTACCAAGACAAACAAATGCACACCGTTTTTTACATATTCATAAAAATGTACCTGGTGTAATGGCTAAAATAAATAAAGTTTTAGCAGAATACGAATTAAATATTAACGGTCAATATTTGTCTACAGATCCAAAAGTTGGCTATGTAATTACAGATTTAGACAAAGAATACAACAAAGAAGTTTTAGAAGCCTTAAGAGAAATTGAAGGGACTATTAAATTTAGAGTATTGTATTAA
- a CDS encoding PAS domain-containing protein — MKNNLTDMKCLDIYLSSLNREEYNEIKPKVEISTVKATPLVSWDIFMDDYYSRLIEAKKRMEIEQVLSFAKKFNWKNDLDLAFSENDYEALIVTDKNQNIIWVNEGFTSMTGYSKKFAINKTPKFLQGEETSVKTKNRIQEKIQQVEPFKEIIVNYKKDGTTYKCEVKIIPLFNENTTHYIAFEKK, encoded by the coding sequence ATGAAGAATAATCTTACTGACATGAAATGTTTGGATATTTACTTATCTAGTCTTAATAGAGAAGAATATAATGAAATAAAGCCAAAAGTTGAAATTTCAACAGTAAAAGCGACGCCTTTGGTGAGTTGGGATATTTTTATGGATGATTACTATAGCAGGTTAATAGAAGCTAAAAAGAGAATGGAAATAGAACAAGTGCTTTCTTTTGCTAAAAAGTTCAATTGGAAAAATGACCTAGATCTTGCTTTTTCTGAAAATGACTATGAAGCATTAATCGTAACTGACAAAAATCAAAACATAATTTGGGTAAACGAAGGATTTACATCAATGACTGGTTATTCTAAAAAATTTGCAATAAACAAAACTCCTAAATTCTTACAAGGAGAAGAAACTTCCGTAAAAACTAAAAATAGAATTCAGGAAAAAATACAACAAGTCGAGCCTTTTAAAGAAATTATAGTAAACTACAAAAAAGACGGAACAACCTATAAATGCGAAGTTAAGATAATTCCATTATTCAATGAAAATACGACTCACTACATAGCATTCGAAAAAAAGTAG